Proteins from a genomic interval of Medicago truncatula cultivar Jemalong A17 chromosome 3, MtrunA17r5.0-ANR, whole genome shotgun sequence:
- the LOC11415112 gene encoding serpin-ZX — protein sequence MALHESITNQTNVSLRIAKHLFLKELDKNIVFSPLSLQVVLSIIAAGSEGPTQQQLLDFLLSKSTDHLNDLASQLVSVVLFDAAPTGGPRFSFVNGVWVEQTLSLQPSFKEIVSSDYKATLLSVDFKTKAVEVTKEGNLWAEKETNGLIKELLPPRSVDSLTRLIFANALYFKGAWSEKFDVLKTKDYDFHLLNGSSVKVPFMTSEENQFIEAYGGFKVLRLPYKKGKDKRRFSMYIFLPNAKDGLPALVEKLAAKPHLLHYSLHPAEAEVVEFRIPRFKISFELETSDMFKELGVILPFTRGGLTKMVDSPLVGNSLSVSKIFHKSFIEVNEEGTEAAAASAGCYEEELDSKERIDFVADHPFLFLIRENSTGTILFVGQVLNPLDE from the exons atGGCTCTCCATGAATCAATCACCAACCAAACAAATGTTTCCCTACGCATCGCCAAACATCTGTTCTTGAAAGAATTAGACAAGAACATTGTGTTTTCGCCACTGTCTCTTCAAGTTGTACTAAGCATCATCGCTGCTGGCTCTGAGGGTCCCACACAACAACAGCTTCTCGACTTCCTCCTGTCCAAATCCACTGACCATCTCAACGATCTTGCCTCTCAACTTGTTTCTGTCGTGCTCTTCGACGCTGCTCCCACAGGTGGACCTCGATTCTCCTTCGTCAATGGTGTATGGGTTGAACAAACCCTTTCTCTTCAACCTTCCTTCAAAGAAATCGTGTCCTCTGATTATAAGGCCACTTTGCTTTCTGTTGATTTCAAAACCAAG GCTGTTGAAGTGACTAAAGAAGGGAATTTATGGGCTGAAAAAGAGACAAATGGCCTTATTAAAGAACTTCTTCCTCCAAGATCAGTTGATAGCTTAACCCGCCTCATCTTTGCTAATGCACTCTACTTTAAAGGAGCATGGAGTGAGAAGTTTGATGTTTTGAAAACGAAAGACTATGATTTTCACCTTTTGAATGGCAGCTCGGTCAAGGTTCCCTTCATGACCAGCGAGGAGAATCAGTTTATTGAAGCTTATGGTGGCTTTAAAGTTCTTCGTCTTCCGTATAAAAAAGGCAAAGATAAGCGTCGATTCTCTATGtacatttttcttccaaatgcTAAAGATGGACTGCCAGCATTGGTTGAGAAGTTGGCTGCTAAACCTCACTTACTACACTATAGTCTTCATCCTGCTGAAGCAGAAGTAGTTGAATTCAGAATTCCAagattcaaaatttcatttgaGCTTGAAACTTCCGATATGTTCAAAGAGCTAGGAGTGATTTTACCTTTCACTCGTGGAGGTTTGACAAAAATGGTGGACTCTCCTCTTGTGGGCAATAGCCTTTctgtttctaaaatatttcacAAATCTTTCATTGAAGTAAATGAAGAAGGCACTGAAGCTGCTGCAGCTAGTGCTGGTTGTTATGAGGAGGAGTTGGATTCAAAAGAAAGAATAGACTTTGTAGCTGATCACCCTTTCTTATTTCTAATTAGAGAAAACTCGACTGGAACCATTCTCTTTGTTGGACAAGTGCTCAATCCACTTGATGAGTGA